The Dunckerocampus dactyliophorus isolate RoL2022-P2 chromosome 1, RoL_Ddac_1.1, whole genome shotgun sequence genome has a segment encoding these proteins:
- the rnf114 gene encoding E3 ubiquitin-protein ligase RNF114, translated as MAMLGGFSATQHKKNISDTNSDVSEFLCPVCLEIFDSPVTTQCGHTFCQNCLQECLRPQKPVCAVCRATLGHCTKAVELEALIQSSVAACKGCGTQVGLSQMRSHTAACLKYQEYIEEGVRTTAQSQPAIISPVPNRYTFTCPYCNCQNLDQDGLVEHCTTQHARDARQVVCPICASMPWGDPNYRSTDFFQHLKIRHTFSYDTFVDYSTDEHTMIQEALQRSLLDN; from the exons ATGGCGATGCTTGGAGGCTTTAGCGCTAcacaacacaagaaaaacatCTCTGACACCAACAGCGACGTGTCAGAATTTCTCTGTCCAGTTTGTCTCGAAATATTCGACAGTCCCGTTACAACACAATGCGGCCACAC GTTCTGCCAGAATTGTTTGCAGGAATGTTTGCGTCCACAGAAACCTGTGTGTGCTGTATGTCGGGCTACTCTTGGCCATTGCACTAAAGCTGTGGAGTTGGAGGCCCTGATCCAATCATCTGTGGCAGCTTGCAAAGGATGTGGAACTCAG GTTGGCCTTTCTCAGATGCGAAGCCACACTGCAGCTTGTCTAAAATACCAGGAATACATTGAGGAAGGTGTGAGGACGACTGCCCAGAGCCAGCCTGCTATCATCAG TCCAGTGCCAAACCGTTACACGTTTACCTGCCCTTACTGCAACTGCCAGAACCTTGATCAGGATGGCCTGGTTGAACACTGCACTACCCAGCATGCTCGTGATGCACGCCAAGTG GTTTGCCCCATCTGTGCCTCCATGCCATGGGGGGATCCAAACTACAGGAGTACTGACTTTTTCCAGCACCTGAAGATTAGACACACTTTTTCATATGATACCTTTGTT GATTACTCTACAGATGAGCACACAATGATCCAGGAGGCTCTACAACGCTCCCTTTTGGACAACTGA